GTTCCCCTTCTTTGTCCGTCGCGATTGCCGACGGCGGTGGCGTTGCGTGCTCGTTTGAAGCGTACGTTCCCGATTCGATTGCCGAAACGGTTCGTTCGTTCGGTGATCTGCCGTCCGGCGTTCCGCTGTTCGACGCGCCGCAGATACGCGCTTCTCTGGTACAGGCCGGATTTACCGACGTTGCGGTCGCTGCTCCGTCCGCTTCCGCCGTAACCGTTAAGGCCGCGGCAAAGTCCGTCGCGGCGCTGCTGCCGCAAATTCCCGGTGCGGTCGCGTATACGCCCGCTTCCGGAAAAGACGCCGCGTCGGTTACCGTGTCTCTGACGCCCGACGTGTTGCAGCAAATGCTTGCGCTGCTGCCGGCTGAAACGCGCGATTACGCGGATTTGCTGTCCGCGCCGGTGTTTACCGGCGAGCGGATGGACGCCGCAGAATATACGGATCTCATCGGCGCGGTATACGGAAAAACGATGGCGGACGAACTGGCGCGGGGCGTACTGAACGTTTCCGTGAGCGTTCCGCGCGCGGTTATCGCCGCGTTCGCCTCTTCGGAAAACGCCACCGTAATTTCCGCCGGCAAAACGGTTCGGTTCGGCGTTCCGCTCGCAGAATTTCTGACGCAATCGGAAAAAATAGAATTTTGCGTACGGTTCTAAATATAAGAATACGTTAGCAAGTATTGCTGTTTGCTGACATTTTATACTGACTCCTCTTTTTTTCTTTCCTTGCAGAATTTAAAATTCCAAAGTATACTATATCAGTACATTTTAGTATTTAGACGTGGGGGTCTATATGGCAGACAATAAAAATGCAGGGTTCTCTCCGGAACTTAATGCATTTATCGATGAGTGGAAAGTAAAGCCGGGGAATCTGATTATGATTCTGCACAAAGTTCAGGAGGAACAAGGCTTTATTTCCAAGGAGGCGGCGCAAGCCGTCGCGGAACGGACAAATTCTCCTCTTGCCCGTGTGTACGGCGTTATGACGTTTTATCACTTCTTCAAAACGCAGAAACCGGGCAAGAACAAAGTCAGCGTGTGTTTGGGAACGGCGTGCTACTTGAAGGGCGGACAGGATCTGATAGACGAAGCCCGTTCTATTCTCGGCTTGAAGGCCGAAGATATTTCTACGGAAGACGGCCTGTTTTCGGTTGAGCCGGTGCGGTGTATCGGCTGCTGCGGTCTTGCACCCGTTCTTTCGGTAAACGGAGACGTGTACGGCAAACTGACAAAAA
This sequence is a window from Treponema brennaborense DSM 12168. Protein-coding genes within it:
- a CDS encoding complex I 24 kDa subunit family protein; this encodes MADNKNAGFSPELNAFIDEWKVKPGNLIMILHKVQEEQGFISKEAAQAVAERTNSPLARVYGVMTFYHFFKTQKPGKNKVSVCLGTACYLKGGQDLIDEARSILGLKAEDISTEDGLFSVEPVRCIGCCGLAPVLSVNGDVYGKLTKNQIAGILDKYRNA